In one Saimiri boliviensis isolate mSaiBol1 chromosome 21, mSaiBol1.pri, whole genome shotgun sequence genomic region, the following are encoded:
- the XBP1 gene encoding LOW QUALITY PROTEIN: X-box-binding protein 1 (The sequence of the model RefSeq protein was modified relative to this genomic sequence to represent the inferred CDS: deleted 2 bases in 1 codon), whose translation MVVVAAAPSPADRAPKVLLLSGQPASAAGAPAGQALPLMVPAQRGASQEAASGEPPQARKRQRLTHLSPEEKALRRKLKNRVAAQTARDRKKARMSELEQQVVDLEEENQKLLLENQLLREKTHGLVVENQELRQRLGMDALVAEGEAEAKGNGVRPVTGSAESAALRLRASAAGAGPVVTPPEHLPMDSGGIDSSDSESDILLGILDNLDPVLFFKWPSPEPASLEELPEVYPEGPSSLPASLSLSVGTSSAKLEAINELIRFDHIYTKPLVLEIPSETESQANVVVKIEEAPLSPSEKDHPEFIVSVKEEPIEDDLVPELGISNLLSSSHCPKPSSCLLDAYSDCGCGDSLSAFSDTSSLLVNHSWEDAFANELFPQLISV comes from the exons atggtggtggtggcagccGCGCCGAGCCCGGCTGACCGGGCCCCTAAAGTACTGCTTCTGTCGGGGCAGCCCGCCTCCGCCGCCGGAGCCCCAGCCGGCCAGGCCCTGCCGCTCATGGTGCCGGCCCAGAGAGGGGCCAGCCAGGAGGCAGCGAGCGGGGAACCGCCCCAGGCGCGCAAGCGACAGCGCCTCACGCACCTGAGCCCCGAGGAGAAGGCGCTGAGGAG GAAACTGAAAAACCGAGTAGCAGCTCAGACGGCCAGAGATCGAAAGAAAGCTCGAATGAGTGAGCTGGAACAGCAAGTGGTAGATTTAGAAGAAGAG AACCAAAAACTTTTGCTAGAAAATCAGCTTTTACGAGAAAAAACTCACGGCCTTGTAGTTGAGAATCAGGAGTTAAGACAGCGTTTGGGGATGGATGCCCTGGTTGCTGAAGGGGAGGCGGAAGCCAAG GGGAATGGAGTGAGGCCAGTGACCGGGTCTGCTGAGTCCGCAGCACTCAGACTACGTGCA TCTGCAGCAGGTGCAGGCCCAGTTGTCACCCCTCCAGAACATCTCCCCATGGATTCTGGCGGTATTGACTCTTCAGATTCAGAG TCTGATATCCTGTTGGGCATTCTGGACAACTTGGACCCAGTCTTGTTCTTCAAATGGCCTTCTCCAGAGCCTGCCAGCCTGGAGGAGCTCCCAGAGGTCTACCCAGAAGGACCCAGTTCCTTACCAGCCTCCCTATCTCTGTCAGTGGGGACGTCATCAGCCAAGCTGGAAGCCATTAATGAACTAATTCGTTTTGACCACATATATACCAAGCCCCTGGTCTTAGAGATACCCTCTGAGACAGAGAGCCAAGCTAATGTGGTAGTGAAAATTGAGGAAGCACCTCTCAGCCCCTCAGAGAAAGATCACCCTGAATTCATTGTCTCAGTGAAGGAAGAACCTATAGAAGATGACCTCGTACCAGAGCTGGGTATCTCAAATCTGCTTTCATCCAGCCACTGCCcgaagccatcttcctgcctacTGGATGCTTACAGTGACTGTGGATGTGGGGACTCCCTTTCTGCCTTCAGTGACACGTCCTCTCTGCTTGTAAACCATTCTTGGGAGGACGCTTTTGCCAATGAACTCTTTCCCCAGTTGATCAGTGTCTAA